The Alphaproteobacteria bacterium genome segment GGTTGTGGAGATCGCGGCAGAGTGCGCGCAACCAGTCGGTGATGGGGCTCGTTTCTTCGGCGGCCAGACACTTGAATTCGCGGCTGATGCAGGTGCGGGCAAAGGACGAGAGGATGTACGCGGTTGACTTCGGCTTCCCCGGCACCCCGAAGAGTGAGGGCATCGCGACCTGGAACCCGGCCTCGACGACCCAGCGGGCGAATCGCACGACTTCCGGGGTGATGCCGGGCACCTCGTGAATGACAATAACGCCAGGGCCGCTGCCCGCGGAGAACACCGGCCTCGTCTTTCCGCCATAGGTAAACGGCGTACACGTAAAGTCGTGCAGGACAGCCTCGGTCACCGGCCTACGCGCCATCGCGTCACCGTAGGAGCCGCGGCAAAAAAATGCCGAGCCCGAAGGCTCGGCAAGTCATAACAGGGAGGCTTAACGTCTGGGAGACGTGCAGGCCCGAACAAGGGATTGTGGGGCCTACCATCCAGCCTCGGAATTCGATGCCGGATTTGAACAATACTTAGGTCCGACCATGTCACAGGACCACCCCTTAATGTGCAAACCACCTATGCGATTCTCGCATAGGTAACCTAGGGTCAATGCGTCAGAATCGCCAACCTGCGACCTTGTTGAGCAAGAAGTCCCGGAAAACGATGATTTTCTTCGTCTCGCGCAGTTCGTCGGGATAGACCAGGAACGTGTCAAAGGACGGCGCCGCGACGTCCTGGAGTACCCGCACCGCCCTGGATCGATCGGCAATCATATAGTCAGGCAAAGAGGCGACGCCGACATCGCTTTCGACCGCGAGGAGGAGCCCGTAGACGTTGTTCACCGTCAGCACCGGCTCGAGGTCGATGCCATGCTTCCGGCCCTCTTTCTGCAACCAATTGATCTCGGTGACCGGCGGCGGCGTGTCCTCGCCGTAGGTGATGATCCGATGGTTCTTGAGGTCGGCGAGATCGCGCGGAACGCCGTAGCGCTTCAAATAGGTCGGCGACGCATAGAGATGGTTGTGAACGGTCAGCAGACGCCGTTGCACGAGGTCGGCCTGGGTCGGTGGACGCATCCGAATGGCGATGTCCGCTTCGCGCATACTGAGGTCGAGCAACCGGTCGTCGAGCACCAACTCCACGGTGACTTCCGGATAGAGCTCCAAGAATTCACCGATTCTCGGGGTCAGCCAGGTCGAGCCGAAGCCCACGGTTGTGGTAACCTTCAGCTTCCCCGTTGGTCGCTCGCGCGCCTCCCCGAGGACAGCCTCCGTCATAGCCAGTTTTGCAGAAACCTCGTGGGCCGTTCGGTACAGCGATTCGCCCTGCTCGGTCAGGCTCAGGCCGCGCGCATGGCGGTGAAACAACGGCGTACCGAGCTCGCCTTCCAGCGCGCTGATCTGCCGGCTGATCGCCGATTGGCTGAGGTTTAGCGTGTCGCCAGCGCGGGTGAAACTGCCAGCCTCAGCAACCGCATGAAAGACCTTCAACCGATTCCAATCCATGCGGTTGGCTACTCGGCCGCGGCAACGGCCGGCTCTTCAAGGGCGGCGAGGAACTTCTCGGTGTCCAGCGCGGCCATGCACCCGGTCCCGGCAGCGGTCACGGCTTGGCGATAGATCTTGTCTTGGACGTCACCCGCGGCGAAGACCCCGTCGATATTCGTCCTAGTGGAACCGGGTTTGGTGATCAAATAGCCTTCCCGGTCCATGTCCAGCACGCCCTTGAAAAGTTCGGTGTTGGGCGTATGCCCGATGGCCACGAAAACCCCGTCGACGGCCAGGGTGTCGGTCTCCCCGGTTTGGACGTTGCGCAACCGTGCCCCGGTCACGCCGAGCGGGTCGGCCGCCCCGACAACCTCTTCGAGGACGGTGTGCCAGCGGACCTCGACCTTTGGGTTCTTGAACAGGCGGTCTTGCAGTATCTTTTCTGAGCGAAGTTCGCCGCGGCGGTGGATCAGTGTGACCTTCGTGGCGTGGTTGGTGAGGTACAACGCCTCTTCGACCGCCGTGTTGCCCCCGCCGATCACCGCAACCTCGCGGCCGCGAAAAAAGAAGCCGTCGCAGGTCGCGCAAGCGGAAACGCCAAAGCCCTTGAATTTATCTTCGCTCGGTAGGCCCAGCCATTTGGCCTGGGCGCCGGTGGTCACGATCACGGCATCGGCGGTGTAGGTGTCGCCGGAGTCGCCGACGGCATGGAACGGACGGCGTGACAGGTCGATTTCGGTGATCGTGTCGGCGATCATGCGCGTGCCCACGCTTTCAGCCTGTTTTTGCATTTCCTCCATCAGCCAGGGGCCCTGGATGACGTCGGCGAAGCCGGGATAATTCTCGACATCGGTGGTGATCGTCATTTGGCCGCCCGGTTGGATGCCGTGCACCAACATCGGCGCGAGGTTGGCGCGCGCCGCATAGATCGCGGCTGTGAGGCCAGCAGGACCGGAACCCAGGATCAAAACACGGCTGGTATGCTGCTGGGACATCGGAACCTCGTAGCTGGTGGGCGAAGCCATGCGCGCAACGCATGCCACCCCAAAATTAGGACTTTGCAACGGCTTTGCAAGCGCTCTAGGCGGGAGGATCGTTCAGCGAAAGCCCGCGGGGAAGCGTGCGGCCAATAGGTCTCGGATTTCCGCGGCGACGCGCGCCGTCTCGTGCAGCGGCGGATACGTCCACGGCGCCCACTGTCCGTCGAAGGCGCGGCTAATCCCGCGCTGCCGCAGGGTTTCGTGGAAACGATCGAACTTCGGCGATCCGCCGGCCAGTTTGGCGATCAGCAGGGGTTTGCCCGTGCTCGCCGCCTCCGAGGCCATGCTTACCGAGTCCTCGGTCACCACGATCCCGTCGGCAAGTGCCAACATCCCGGTGTAGGGGTTGTCTCCCGTGCCGTCCCAAAAATCCACGGGGAACCCAGCAAGTGCAGCTCGGAGAATATCGCGGCAGGCCCGGTCCGTGCGCCGCGACGCGGTGACCATTAGGCCGGCGCCGGCGGCGGAAGACAGGGCCCGCAACTGGGCACCGAGTCGGGTGGCGGTCGCAACGGACATCCGGTGGTGTTTGCTGGCGCCGCCGATGAGTACGGCGATGCGAGGCTGAGGGAGAGGCCTGAACCTGTCGGCCCACCGCGAAGCCGCCGTGGCCAAGGCGGCAGGTGTGACACGGTGCAGGGACCCCACGGTGGTCAACACGTTTGCACCGTTCAAGCCGTCATGTTCGGGCGCAACGACCCGATCGAAATGCGACGGGGCGACCCGGGGGTTTTGGATCTGGACCGTAACCGTCGCGCCCTGGGCGGCACGTCGGATGGCGATGGCTGGGCCGACGCTCGGTCGCCCGGCCGCAATTAGCACGCGCGGCCAAGGGGGGTGGAGGTCCGGCGCCGTCGCGCTCCATTGCAGGGCCGCGGTTCCGGTCGCGGCCCAAAACCCCGCCGGCAGCCAATCGGTCGCCCGCCGCCGGCGTAACCGGAGTACCGTGAACGGGAGATCCAACGCCTCGGCAAGCCCAATGCACTGGTTTTCCGTCCCGGCCTTGCCGTCGGACAGCACCCAGCAGGGCGTTTCCGGGTCGTTCATGCGCAATAATCTTTCACGAATACGAAACTTTATTATAATGCCGCGCCGCAGCGCAGGACGGAGAAGGTATGGCCCGGGTCAAACTCGACAAGATCGACCAACGGATTCTGGTCGATCTCCAGCGCGACGGTCGCATGACCAACGTCGACCTCGCAAGGCGGGCCGGCATTTCCGCGCCACCGTGCCTGCGGCGGGTCCGGGCGCTGGAACGCGACGGGTACATCAGCGGTTACCATGCCGATCTCGACGCCAAGGCCCTCGGCTTCGATGTCACGGTATTTGCGATGGTTGGCCTGGATTCCCAGGCTGAAAGCGATCTCGTCGCGTTCGAACGACGCTGCGGCGACTGGCCCATGGTGCGCGAGTGCCACATGTTGGCCGGCGAGGTCGACTTTTTGCTGAAGATCGTGGCCCACGATTGGGACGAGTATCAGACCTTTCTCACCAAGGAGCTGACAGCGGCACCCAACGTTGCGCACGTCAAGAGCTCTCTCGCAATACGTGCAAGTAAGGTGCTTCCCGGGGTGCCCCTGAGGGTGGCCTCGGAACCCGAGGCTGCGGAGGTGCCCGTAATCGGCGCGTAGTCAACCGAATGGCGCCGGACTTGGCGCCGGTAGATGGTTGGGCCATGACAACCGAGGACATGGCGCTTCAGCGACCGTTCAGCACCGGTCGATTGGTCTATTTGACCCTGTGGGGCCTCATGCTCGCGCTCTTCGTCGCGTTGGGCGTCGTGGCGTTAAAAGAGGTTGTTGCCGTCGAACGAGCGGGCGAGGCGGTCGGTCAAACGACGGCGACCGCGCTGTCGGAGCTGGCCCGCGACGGCGTGGACTGGAGCACCTCCGACGCCGTTGAAGCGATTTTGGGGCGGGTAGTGCTCGCGTTTCCCTCAACGACGATCGTCCCGAGCGGTGCAGTGCGGGCGCAATTGACCGGGCTCGACGGGACGGTGTTCCAGGCGTATGGGGCCATCCCGCCGACACCTGTTTACACCGAGACCGTCGCCGTCTTGGGGCGCGACGGCAGGGTCGCGACACTCACGATTGTCCAGTCGCTGCGCCCAACCTTTCCTGTGCTCGCAGTGTTCGTCTTGCTGGTTGCGATGGCAGGTATCGGCGGTTTTGCCGCGTTCAAGATGGTTCGGATCGCCGAACTCAACCGCAACGAAACACGCCTTGAAGTGCTGACTCGGGTTAGCCGGGAAAAACACCAAGAGGCCGCCGAGGCCCATGCCCGACTTGCCATTATTCTCGAGGCAAGCAGCGACGGATTTGCGCTCTTTGACGAACACGACCGGTTGGTATTTTGGAACCGCACGTTCGCGCGCCTTAACGGCGATGTCGCAAAACTTCTTCATGTCGGGCTGCCGGTCGAGCAGATGACATGGGCCATGGCCGAGAATCTTCCGTCACTGTCGCGGGCTCAGGTTCGCGACTGGCTCAACGATCGCGGTCGCGATCTCGCCGCCGACGGCGAGCATGTCAGCATCTATCGAACGCCCGATCGGCGCCTAATACGCAGCTTCGAACGGCGTCTTGACAACGGTCAGACGGTGGCGACGTTGAGCGATATCACCGAATTGACACGCAAAGACCGCGAACTCGAGAAGAGCGAACGACAGTTGCGCCAAGTTTCCAACAATCTCCCGGTAACGGTGTCGCTCGTGCATCGCGACGGTCGGCTTGGCTTCGTCAACCTCGCTCGTGCCGAGGCGGCAGGCGTTTCGCCCGAACAAATGGTCGATCGCTCTTGGCGCGATTTTCACACGGCGACTGATGCGGCAAAGCTGCAAGCCATTTTGGACCTCGGATTTTGCGGCGAATCGGTTACCCAGGAGGTGACGCTCGGCGAGGAACCGGCGCAACGCAAAGTCGAGGTCCGTGTGGTGCCGCTGCACCGCAACGGCGACGTCGATTCCGTCTTTATCTTCGGCATTGACGTTACCGAGCGGTGGCGTTTGGAGGGGGAGCTTCGGCAAGCGCAGAAGATGGACACGCTCGGTCAATTGACCGGCGGTATCGCCCACGACTTCAATAACCTC includes the following:
- a CDS encoding LysR family transcriptional regulator, coding for MDWNRLKVFHAVAEAGSFTRAGDTLNLSQSAISRQISALEGELGTPLFHRHARGLSLTEQGESLYRTAHEVSAKLAMTEAVLGEARERPTGKLKVTTTVGFGSTWLTPRIGEFLELYPEVTVELVLDDRLLDLSMREADIAIRMRPPTQADLVQRRLLTVHNHLYASPTYLKRYGVPRDLADLKNHRIITYGEDTPPPVTEINWLQKEGRKHGIDLEPVLTVNNVYGLLLAVESDVGVASLPDYMIADRSRAVRVLQDVAAPSFDTFLVYPDELRETKKIIVFRDFLLNKVAGWRF
- the trxB gene encoding thioredoxin-disulfide reductase is translated as MSQQHTSRVLILGSGPAGLTAAIYAARANLAPMLVHGIQPGGQMTITTDVENYPGFADVIQGPWLMEEMQKQAESVGTRMIADTITEIDLSRRPFHAVGDSGDTYTADAVIVTTGAQAKWLGLPSEDKFKGFGVSACATCDGFFFRGREVAVIGGGNTAVEEALYLTNHATKVTLIHRRGELRSEKILQDRLFKNPKVEVRWHTVLEEVVGAADPLGVTGARLRNVQTGETDTLAVDGVFVAIGHTPNTELFKGVLDMDREGYLITKPGSTRTNIDGVFAAGDVQDKIYRQAVTAAGTGCMAALDTEKFLAALEEPAVAAAE
- a CDS encoding mitochondrial fission ELM1 family protein, which produces MNDPETPCWVLSDGKAGTENQCIGLAEALDLPFTVLRLRRRRATDWLPAGFWAATGTAALQWSATAPDLHPPWPRVLIAAGRPSVGPAIAIRRAAQGATVTVQIQNPRVAPSHFDRVVAPEHDGLNGANVLTTVGSLHRVTPAALATAASRWADRFRPLPQPRIAVLIGGASKHHRMSVATATRLGAQLRALSSAAGAGLMVTASRRTDRACRDILRAALAGFPVDFWDGTGDNPYTGMLALADGIVVTEDSVSMASEAASTGKPLLIAKLAGGSPKFDRFHETLRQRGISRAFDGQWAPWTYPPLHETARVAAEIRDLLAARFPAGFR
- a CDS encoding Lrp/AsnC family transcriptional regulator; the protein is MARVKLDKIDQRILVDLQRDGRMTNVDLARRAGISAPPCLRRVRALERDGYISGYHADLDAKALGFDVTVFAMVGLDSQAESDLVAFERRCGDWPMVRECHMLAGEVDFLLKIVAHDWDEYQTFLTKELTAAPNVAHVKSSLAIRASKVLPGVPLRVASEPEAAEVPVIGA
- a CDS encoding PAS domain S-box protein; the protein is MTTEDMALQRPFSTGRLVYLTLWGLMLALFVALGVVALKEVVAVERAGEAVGQTTATALSELARDGVDWSTSDAVEAILGRVVLAFPSTTIVPSGAVRAQLTGLDGTVFQAYGAIPPTPVYTETVAVLGRDGRVATLTIVQSLRPTFPVLAVFVLLVAMAGIGGFAAFKMVRIAELNRNETRLEVLTRVSREKHQEAAEAHARLAIILEASSDGFALFDEHDRLVFWNRTFARLNGDVAKLLHVGLPVEQMTWAMAENLPSLSRAQVRDWLNDRGRDLAADGEHVSIYRTPDRRLIRSFERRLDNGQTVATLSDITELTRKDRELEKSERQLRQVSNNLPVTVSLVHRDGRLGFVNLARAEAAGVSPEQMVDRSWRDFHTATDAAKLQAILDLGFCGESVTQEVTLGEEPAQRKVEVRVVPLHRNGDVDSVFIFGIDVTERWRLEGELRQAQKMDTLGQLTGGIAHDFNNLLTVVLGNLDLAEEALPTDAPSIHAVRSARRGALRAAELTQRLLAFSRRQMLQPRKESIADLIGGFADLLVRSLGEKIEVRLNLAEDMPQALIDAGQLENAVLNLALNARDAMPTGGIVTISTGAAVVETPRRLIGEDVLAAGRYATVSVTDSGTGMSEDVLSRAFDPFFTTKDVGKGSGLGLPMIYGFTRQSGGGVEVDTASNRGTTVTLYFPVAEIAAPVLEPVDTRGSVGLLRGTERLLVVEDDDDVREHLDASLRSMGYRVVAAADGPAARLALTAQGPFDLIVSDVVLPGGMDGRAVVCAAQSLGFRGPALFTTGYARGAFDDAGGGSERWADVALLMKPYSREELAQRVRALLDGKETASSAAPAPVAAST